The following are from one region of the Methanobacterium veterum genome:
- a CDS encoding aldo-keto reductase family protein — protein sequence MFEGTITINNREIPRTLLGTSPFIGAAHFGHRSRLYQLDLYDKPENILKILKKSHELGITGIQLIPYEPVVKALNWAVDEGYDFNIVGTVRQDCENEDIELLSQLGASAMILHDAAADSLNYDFLAEKLEDIQQTGAVPGITTRKPFNTTKNLLESPILDLFDIYMVPVNKLGYLMDTDAFIAKERGEFRDIIVKLNKTIIAMQTMAAGILTPDDAFDFLKTLDYVDLMTVGIASEREAEETFGLLKNK from the coding sequence ATGTTTGAGGGAACTATTACAATCAACAACAGGGAAATACCAAGAACTCTTCTTGGGACTTCTCCTTTTATAGGGGCAGCTCATTTTGGGCATAGATCTAGACTTTACCAGTTAGACCTTTATGACAAACCAGAAAACATACTTAAAATACTTAAGAAATCACATGAACTTGGAATTACTGGTATTCAGCTTATACCTTATGAACCTGTAGTAAAAGCCCTTAACTGGGCCGTGGATGAAGGTTATGATTTTAATATTGTTGGAACTGTAAGACAGGACTGTGAAAATGAAGATATAGAACTTCTATCCCAGCTTGGAGCAAGTGCTATGATTCTTCATGATGCAGCCGCCGATAGTTTGAATTACGATTTTTTAGCTGAAAAACTTGAAGATATACAGCAAACAGGGGCTGTTCCAGGGATTACAACACGCAAGCCTTTCAATACAACAAAAAATCTTTTAGAATCACCCATATTGGACTTATTTGATATTTATATGGTCCCTGTAAATAAACTAGGATATCTAATGGATACTGACGCTTTTATTGCCAAAGAACGTGGCGAATTTAGAGATATAATTGTTAAATTAAATAAAACAATCATTGCAATGCAGACTATGGCTGCTGGAATACTTACTCCTGACGATGCTTTTGACTTCTTGAAAACACTGGATTATGTTGATTTAATGACTGTGGGAATTGCATCTGAAAGGGAAGCTGAAGAAACCTTTGGTTTGCTTAAAAACAAGTAG
- a CDS encoding transcriptional regulator: protein MQRDHILREINELLANHNFETSHIYDRSCFDMVARKRLLLLLLKVLINIDSFTGQQAEEIKKLASTFLASPLVVGVKSKYEYLEEDVVYERHGIPVIAPETLRNMITEEIYPEVFADRGGYFVQIDGDAVKEARERENLSLKELADKAHVSRETIYKYERGQVRASPETVITLETILNMKITLSVDLFKVPEAEKEVITEKTPKELIKLGFGIIPTSKTPFDALTTSDPQLKEKIAMITNMEKNRNQKILEKMAVNVKDLAGVTGTDAVFILKNKKPLSCIEGVPAVHSWEMSEMESRGEFLKIIRERKEECN from the coding sequence ATGCAAAGGGATCATATCTTAAGAGAAATAAACGAACTTTTGGCAAACCATAATTTTGAAACTTCTCACATATATGATAGAAGTTGTTTTGATATGGTCGCTCGAAAAAGATTGTTGTTGCTATTACTTAAAGTTTTAATCAATATAGATTCTTTTACAGGGCAGCAGGCAGAAGAAATAAAGAAGTTAGCAAGCACTTTTCTAGCATCTCCTCTAGTTGTAGGGGTAAAATCCAAATATGAATATTTGGAAGAGGACGTTGTCTATGAAAGACATGGAATACCTGTAATTGCTCCTGAAACCCTGCGGAATATGATTACAGAAGAAATTTATCCTGAAGTGTTTGCAGACCGTGGGGGATACTTCGTTCAGATAGATGGTGACGCTGTTAAAGAAGCTAGAGAAAGAGAAAACCTTTCCCTCAAAGAACTAGCAGATAAAGCCCATGTTTCACGTGAAACTATATATAAATATGAACGTGGACAGGTTAGGGCATCCCCTGAAACTGTGATAACTCTTGAAACTATTTTAAACATGAAAATTACACTTTCAGTCGATCTCTTTAAAGTTCCGGAAGCTGAAAAAGAGGTCATCACTGAAAAAACACCAAAAGAATTAATTAAATTAGGCTTTGGAATTATTCCAACCAGCAAAACTCCTTTCGATGCACTCACAACCAGCGACCCTCAATTAAAAGAAAAGATCGCCATGATAACAAATATGGAAAAAAACAGGAACCAGAAGATCCTGGAAAAAATGGCGGTAAATGTTAAAGACCTTGCAGGTGTAACTGGGACGGATGCAGTATTCATTTTAAAGAATAAAAAACCTTTAAGTTGTATTGAAGGTGTCCCGGCTGTTCACAGTTGGGAAATGAGTGAAATGGAAAGCCGCGGGGAATTCTTGAAAATCATCAGAGAACGGAAAGAAGAATGTAACTAA
- a CDS encoding Mov34/MPN/PAD-1 family protein, protein MKLNNLLGKLLGTSKYQFEEIHVESEVIDEIMNIAKEAYPNEFMALLEGKVEEKILKITGLVFLPVETSQEGAVMQVFMQPLTTNSVGSVHSHPGPSASPSDADLNFFASKGFFHMIIAEPYDRESIRAYDSFGNIADYRIV, encoded by the coding sequence ATGAAGCTGAATAATTTACTTGGGAAACTTCTTGGAACGTCTAAGTACCAGTTTGAAGAAATACATGTGGAAAGCGAAGTTATAGACGAAATAATGAACATTGCAAAGGAAGCATATCCTAACGAGTTCATGGCCCTTTTAGAGGGAAAAGTAGAGGAAAAAATACTTAAGATAACAGGTTTGGTATTTCTTCCAGTTGAAACTTCGCAGGAAGGTGCTGTAATGCAGGTATTCATGCAGCCTTTAACCACCAACTCCGTGGGATCTGTTCACAGCCATCCTGGCCCTAGTGCTAGCCCATCTGATGCAGATTTGAATTTTTTTGCATCAAAAGGATTTTTTCACATGATAATTGCAGAACCATATGATAGAGAAAGTATCAGGGCTTATGATTCCTTTGGCAATATAGCAGATTATAGGATAGTTTAA
- the serA gene encoding phosphoglycerate dehydrogenase, translating to MKVIIADQINEKGIKELEDVADVVVNTSITQEELIEEIKDFDAIIVRSRTKVTRAVIEAAEKLKIIARAGVGVDNVDMAAATEKGIMVVNAPESTSITVAEHTMGLIMTLIRKISIADKSVKEGKWEKSKFMGIELNGKTLGIIGLGRIGTQVSIRAKAFGMEILVYDPYVTEEAGAEIGVRVVDLEYLLKNSDVMTIHVPLTPETKHLISKKEFEMMKENAFIVNCARGGIINEDDLYEALKNNIIGGAGLDVFETEPPKDSPLLTLDNIVVTPHIAASTKEAQRDAAIIVANEVKKVFTGEAPKNVLNMPVLDPETFHAIKPYLKLSEKLANFLIQAAKGNITEVNITYCGELADFPRVDVISRTILKETLNSILTEPVNMINAPTIAKNRGIVITESKRSEAEGYKSLIKIEIKSDEGELSIEGNATREPRIVRIDKYWVNVKPEGTMVIARYKDIPGSIGTIGTKLGEHGINIAKMQVGRQAPSEEAVMVLTVDQKVPVDVIDEIRALEHVYDAVYVQL from the coding sequence ATGAAGGTAATCATAGCTGATCAAATAAATGAAAAAGGAATTAAAGAGCTTGAAGATGTGGCAGATGTTGTAGTAAACACTTCCATTACTCAAGAAGAGCTCATAGAAGAAATTAAAGATTTTGATGCTATTATTGTTAGAAGCAGGACTAAAGTAACTCGTGCTGTAATAGAAGCAGCAGAAAAGCTTAAAATTATAGCGAGAGCAGGTGTTGGTGTAGACAACGTCGATATGGCTGCTGCTACAGAAAAAGGAATAATGGTAGTTAATGCACCAGAATCAACTTCAATAACTGTTGCAGAACACACAATGGGACTTATAATGACACTTATAAGGAAAATTTCAATTGCAGACAAGTCCGTAAAAGAAGGAAAATGGGAAAAAAGCAAATTCATGGGTATAGAACTGAATGGTAAAACCCTTGGTATTATAGGCTTAGGAAGAATTGGAACCCAGGTTTCCATAAGGGCAAAGGCATTTGGAATGGAAATTCTTGTTTACGACCCATACGTAACTGAAGAAGCAGGAGCAGAAATAGGAGTTAGAGTTGTAGACCTTGAATACTTACTTAAAAATTCCGATGTCATGACAATACACGTTCCACTTACCCCTGAGACAAAACATCTCATATCCAAAAAAGAATTTGAAATGATGAAAGAAAATGCTTTCATAGTAAACTGTGCAAGGGGAGGTATAATAAACGAAGATGACCTCTATGAAGCACTTAAAAATAACATAATTGGTGGGGCCGGACTTGATGTGTTCGAAACAGAACCTCCAAAAGACAGTCCTCTTTTAACACTTGATAACATAGTCGTAACTCCGCACATCGCTGCATCAACTAAAGAAGCACAAAGAGATGCTGCAATAATCGTTGCAAACGAAGTTAAGAAAGTGTTTACTGGTGAAGCACCTAAAAACGTTTTAAACATGCCGGTTTTAGATCCAGAAACCTTTCACGCCATTAAACCATATTTAAAACTTTCTGAAAAACTAGCTAATTTCTTAATTCAGGCTGCAAAAGGCAACATAACTGAAGTTAATATAACCTACTGCGGAGAACTAGCTGACTTCCCAAGAGTAGACGTAATAAGCAGGACAATTTTAAAAGAAACATTAAATTCCATACTTACTGAACCTGTAAACATGATCAATGCACCTACCATTGCTAAAAACAGGGGCATTGTCATCACAGAAAGTAAAAGAAGCGAAGCAGAAGGATATAAAAGCCTTATAAAAATTGAAATTAAGAGCGATGAAGGCGAACTAAGCATTGAAGGTAATGCTACAAGAGAGCCAAGGATTGTAAGGATTGACAAATACTGGGTCAACGTAAAACCTGAAGGAACAATGGTAATAGCAAGATATAAAGATATCCCAGGAAGTATTGGTACCATTGGAACAAAACTGGGAGAACACGGAATAAACATTGCTAAAATGCAGGTCGGTAGGCAGGCACCTAGCGAAGAAGCTGTAATGGTTTTAACAGTAGATCAAAAGGTTCCAGTAGATGTAATTGATGAAATCAGGGCATTAGAACACGTTTATGATGCTGTATACGTTCAGTTATAA
- a CDS encoding alpha,alpha-trehalose-phosphate synthase (UDP-forming) — protein MTIPALDECINRFLEDKNLIIASNRSPVEFFYEDNDEIGMKIGAGGIVPTLLPFMEKNGGTWVASAMTDADMEMAGRFPENKIPIPLEEPRLNVQLIRLDREKYNEFYNSFHNPFLWFIYHYLWNLTYTPEIDDSLHHAWQSYQYVNQRFAEKIIKEVNLSDKEPLIMLQDTHLQTCPAYIREKFDDIFLSQFIHIPWPHPDYFNIYPRYIRKFIIEGLLSNNHLGFHTKKYVKNFLMTCEKYADEVDFKNNIVHYNGRETFVKNYPISVDTKKLNEFAKSDEVLKQEQYVKKIKGNNFLIYRTERTDPSKNIIRGFKAYDLFFQKHPEFKGKVTFFITGVTTRENVKEYRDYKTNVNNIITEINAKYSKDGWKPIVPHFDAEYSLVTAAFKNYDCLLINSINDGMNIVPKEGSIVNENDGILIISETTGAYDELKENAININALDITETADAIYKAVAMKHDQRKKRLNGLKNTICHYDVYRWMGEQFNDIQKLF, from the coding sequence ATTACCATTCCAGCTTTAGATGAATGCATAAATCGATTTCTTGAAGATAAAAATTTAATCATAGCATCTAACCGCAGCCCAGTAGAATTCTTTTATGAGGATAATGATGAAATAGGGATGAAAATAGGGGCCGGAGGAATAGTTCCCACTTTGCTCCCATTTATGGAAAAGAATGGAGGTACATGGGTTGCAAGCGCCATGACCGATGCAGATATGGAAATGGCAGGCAGATTCCCAGAAAATAAAATACCCATTCCACTGGAAGAACCCCGGTTAAATGTCCAATTAATTAGATTAGACAGAGAAAAATACAATGAATTTTATAATTCTTTCCATAACCCTTTTTTATGGTTTATATATCATTATCTGTGGAATTTAACATATACTCCAGAAATTGATGACAGTTTACATCATGCCTGGCAGAGCTATCAATATGTAAACCAGAGATTTGCAGAAAAAATAATTAAAGAAGTGAATTTATCAGATAAAGAACCTTTAATAATGCTTCAGGACACCCATCTGCAAACATGTCCAGCATATATCCGTGAAAAGTTTGATGATATTTTTTTGAGTCAGTTCATACATATTCCATGGCCTCATCCAGATTATTTTAATATATATCCCCGATACATTAGGAAATTCATTATAGAAGGGCTTTTATCTAATAATCACCTTGGTTTTCATACTAAAAAATATGTTAAGAATTTTCTTATGACATGTGAAAAATATGCAGATGAAGTAGACTTTAAAAATAATATAGTGCATTATAATGGCCGTGAGACATTTGTAAAGAACTATCCTATTTCTGTTGATACCAAAAAGCTAAATGAATTTGCAAAATCCGATGAGGTTTTAAAGCAGGAGCAGTATGTAAAAAAAATCAAGGGAAATAACTTTTTAATTTACAGAACTGAAAGAACTGATCCCAGTAAAAATATTATAAGGGGTTTTAAAGCATATGATCTTTTCTTCCAGAAGCACCCCGAATTTAAAGGCAAAGTCACATTTTTCATAACTGGGGTGACAACCAGAGAGAATGTGAAAGAATACAGGGACTATAAAACTAATGTAAATAATATAATCACTGAAATCAATGCAAAATATTCTAAAGATGGGTGGAAACCTATAGTTCCTCATTTTGATGCTGAATATTCACTTGTAACTGCCGCATTTAAAAACTATGACTGCCTTTTAATAAATTCAATTAATGATGGAATGAACATCGTCCCTAAAGAAGGGAGCATTGTAAATGAAAATGATGGTATTTTAATAATATCTGAAACCACAGGAGCTTACGATGAACTTAAAGAAAATGCAATTAATATAAATGCACTTGATATTACAGAAACAGCGGATGCCATTTATAAAGCCGTTGCAATGAAACATGACCAACGTAAAAAGCGTTTAAATGGACTTAAAAATACTATCTGTCACTATGATGTATATAGATGGATGGGAGAACAGTTCAACGATATTCAAAAACTATTTTAA
- a CDS encoding alpha,alpha-trehalose-phosphate synthase (UDP-forming), with product MTQNDTHRQIEEFLKDKNLIVASNRGPVEFHIKDGKTEMKRGAGGLVSTLVPFMTRVKGTWVASAMTDGDREMAKKHKKCLVPIPEDSLDFCVLFVVVDPEIYKDYYSVISNPLIWFVQHYMWNTPYMPEIDDNIHKAWHDSYVYVNQQFAERIIEEVKLSEKKPLIMLQDYHLYTCPGYIREKLDDIFLSHFIHIPWPQSEYFSILPEYMQEAIVKGLLSNDIVGFHLEKYARNFLYTCEPYVDKVDYKTNTIWYEGRRIFVKHYPISVDDKKLIENAKSPDVIKKEEIIKKIKGNNFLLYRTDRADLSKNIIRGFKAYELFLQKHPEFHGKVVFLSTGMPTRQQIKEYCDYRDESYRIIDSINERYSKDGWVPIKQIFKADYGLVTAAFKHYDCLLVNPIVDGMNIVAKEGPVVNENNGVLIMSNGAGSYEELKDYSIIVNAYDISQTADAIYRAIMMSKHERQRLIEGLKKTVGERNVYIWMQEQFNDIRKLF from the coding sequence ATTACACAAAATGATACACACAGACAGATAGAAGAATTTTTAAAGGACAAAAATTTAATTGTCGCCTCAAACAGGGGACCTGTTGAATTTCATATTAAAGATGGTAAAACTGAGATGAAAAGAGGTGCAGGAGGACTTGTATCTACTTTAGTTCCATTTATGACCCGTGTTAAAGGAACATGGGTTGCAAGCGCCATGACCGATGGGGATCGGGAAATGGCAAAAAAGCATAAGAAGTGTTTAGTACCAATTCCAGAAGATAGCCTTGATTTTTGTGTTTTGTTCGTTGTTGTAGACCCAGAGATATATAAAGATTATTACAGCGTAATTAGCAACCCCCTCATCTGGTTTGTGCAGCATTACATGTGGAATACCCCATACATGCCAGAAATTGATGATAATATCCATAAAGCATGGCATGACAGTTATGTATATGTAAACCAGCAGTTTGCAGAAAGAATTATAGAAGAAGTAAAATTAAGTGAAAAAAAACCTTTGATCATGCTTCAAGATTACCATTTATACACCTGTCCTGGTTATATACGAGAAAAACTCGATGATATTTTTCTAAGCCATTTTATCCATATTCCATGGCCTCAATCCGAATATTTCAGCATTCTTCCAGAGTATATGCAGGAAGCCATTGTTAAGGGACTATTGTCTAATGATATTGTTGGATTTCATCTGGAAAAATACGCCAGGAATTTTCTATATACCTGTGAACCCTACGTAGATAAAGTAGATTACAAAACCAATACAATCTGGTATGAAGGGCGTAGAATTTTTGTAAAACATTATCCCATATCAGTTGATGATAAAAAACTCATAGAAAATGCAAAAAGCCCCGATGTAATAAAAAAAGAGGAAATAATTAAAAAAATCAAGGGAAATAATTTTTTACTGTATAGAACTGATAGAGCAGACCTAAGTAAAAATATAATCCGCGGATTTAAAGCTTATGAACTATTTTTACAGAAACATCCTGAATTTCATGGAAAAGTAGTATTTCTCTCAACTGGAATGCCTACAAGACAGCAGATAAAGGAATATTGTGATTATAGAGATGAATCTTACAGAATAATCGATTCAATAAATGAAAGGTATTCCAAAGATGGTTGGGTGCCAATTAAACAGATTTTTAAGGCAGATTATGGGCTTGTAACTGCGGCCTTTAAACATTATGATTGTTTACTTGTAAACCCCATTGTAGATGGTATGAATATCGTTGCCAAAGAAGGGCCAGTAGTAAATGAAAATAATGGCGTTTTAATAATGTCAAATGGTGCAGGCTCTTACGAAGAGCTTAAAGATTATTCTATCATTGTGAACGCTTATGATATCAGCCAAACAGCAGATGCAATTTATAGGGCCATTATGATGAGCAAACATGAACGACAAAGACTTATTGAAGGACTTAAAAAAACTGTCGGGGAAAGAAATGTTTATATCTGGATGCAGGAACAGTTTAACGATATTCGTAAGCTATTTTAA
- a CDS encoding heavy metal-binding domain-containing protein yields the protein MDVNEFIVVSSNHVPGYKAVETHGFVYGLTVRSRGLGGQIGAGLRSMFGGEIKEYVKMMEDTRDEALHRMVRHARSMGANAVISVRFDSNDISDVMQEILAYGTAVTVEKE from the coding sequence ATGGATGTAAATGAATTCATTGTGGTAAGTTCAAACCACGTACCTGGATACAAAGCTGTTGAAACTCACGGTTTTGTATATGGACTGACTGTAAGAAGTAGGGGTCTTGGCGGACAAATAGGTGCAGGACTGCGTTCCATGTTTGGTGGGGAAATAAAAGAATATGTTAAAATGATGGAAGATACAAGAGATGAAGCTTTACATAGAATGGTACGTCACGCGCGATCAATGGGAGCTAATGCTGTAATAAGCGTGCGTTTTGATTCAAATGACATCTCAGACGTGATGCAGGAAATTTTAGCCTATGGAACTGCAGTAACAGTAGAAAAGGAGTAA